In the Salvelinus sp. IW2-2015 unplaced genomic scaffold, ASM291031v2 Un_scaffold4645, whole genome shotgun sequence genome, one interval contains:
- the LOC139026385 gene encoding transcription initiation factor TFIID subunit 1-like, which produces MFRTRSAATEHRVQNTESAIHRVRHEFRTRVYRTLSESATDHRVQKKTKQRTTENRRFRTRVQNTESLLQNHRVSETLESATEHRVQTQSSEVTESATKQTEFRTRAQLQNTVQQVQLQQVSEHGVSYKHRVQNRCQHRTQSSEHRVQNTESAIEHRVQNTSQYKRHQLQNTEFRTRSSSNRVRHGSATEHNQLQKTEFRTRSQLQNTDVQNTELETESATEHRVQNTESAIETQSSEHGVSYRTQSSEHKFRTRSQLQNTEFKHTCQLQNTEFRTQSSEHGVSYRTQSSETESATEHKSSEPQSSEHGVSSKNTEFRTRSQLQNTEFKHGVSYRTQSSEHRVQNTESVQTQSSETVSATETQSLEHKFRHGVSYRTQSSEHGVSYRTQSSEHRVQNTESATEHRVQKHGVTTEHKSKHGSATEHRVQKRCQLQNTEFRTRSQLRTQSQNTVSAIDTEFRNTEFRTRSQLQNTISSRTQSSEHGVSYRTQSSEHRVQNTEFRTRNTRTSTSGGLPDKP; this is translated from the exons ATGTTCAGAACACGGAGTGCAGCTACAGAACACAGAGTTCAGAACACGGAGTCAGCTATACACAGAGTTAGACACGAGTTCAGAACACGAGTGTACAGAACACTGTCAGAGTCAGCTACAGACCACAGAgttcaaaaaaaaacaaaacaacgcaCTACAGAAAACAGGAGGTTCAGAACCAGAGTTCAGAACACGGAGTCACTATTACAGAACCACAGAGTTTCAGAGACACTGGAGTCAGCTACAGAACACAGAGTTCAGACACAGAGTTCAGAAGTCACGGAGTCAGCTACAAAACAGACAGAGTTCAGAACACGGGCTCAGCTACAGAACACAGTTCAACAGGTGCAGCTACAACAAGTTTCAGAACACGGAGTCAGCTACAAACACAGAGTTCAGAACCGGTGTCAGCATAGAACACAGAGTTCAGAACACAGAGTTCAGAACACGGAGTCAGCTATAGAACACAGAGTTCAGAACACGAGTCAGTACAAACGACATCAGCTCCAGAACACAGAGTTCAGAACACGGAGTAGCTCCAACAGAGTCAGACATGGATCAGCTACAGAACACAATCAGCTCCAGAAAACAGAGTTCAGAACACGGAGTCAGCTACAGAACACAGATGTTCAGAACACAGAGTTAGAAACGGAGTCAGCTACAGAACACAGAGTTCAGAACACGGAGTCAGCTATAGAAACACAGAGTTCAGAACACGGAGTCAGCTACAGAACACAGAGTTCAGAACACAAGTTCAGAACACGGAGTCAGCTACAGAACACAGAGTTCAAACACACGTGTCAGCTACAGAACACAGAGTTCAGAACACAGAGTTCAGAACACGGAGTCAGCTATAGAACACAGAGTTCAGAAACGGAGTCAGCTACAGAACACAAGAGTTCAGAACCACAGAGTTCAGAACACGGAGTCAGCTCCAAGAACACAGAGTTCAGAACACGGAGTCAGCTACAGAACACAGAGTTCAAACACGGAGTCAGCTACAGAACACAGAGTTCAGAACACAGAGTTCAGAACACAGAGTCAGTACAAACACAGAGTTCAGAAACGGTGTCAGCTACAGAAACACAGAGTCTAGAACACAAGTTCAGACACGGAGTCAGCTATAGAACACAGAGTTCAGAACACGGAGTCAGCTACAGAACACAGAGTTCAGAACACAGAGTTCAGAACACGGAGTCAGCTACAGAACACAGAGTTCAGAAACACGGAGTCACTACAGAACACAAGAGCAAACACGGATCAGCTACAGAACACAGAGTTCAGAAACGGTGTCAGCTACAGAACACAGAGTTCAGAACACGGAGTCAGCTCAGAACACAGAGTCAGAACACGGTGTCAGCTATAGACACAGAGTTCAGAAACACAGAGTTCAGAACACGGAGTCAGCTACAGAACACAATCAGCTCCAGAACACAGAGTTCAGAACACGGAGTCAGCTACAGAACACAGAGTTCAGAACACAGAGTTCAGAACACAGAGTTCAGAACACGGAATACAAGAACTTCAAC GAGCGGTGGTCTCCCTGAtaagccctga